The sequence GCAATACGCTGCGCTGCAAAACGGGTTGCGCCAGATGGAGTAATCAGCCAATCCGGGCTCTCATCCCCGCCCAAATGTCCGCCTTTCATCAATACGGCTCTTGCGCCCATGGCCAGGAGTGCATGCCCTTGTGCTTGCATTTCTTTTTCATTTTGTGCGTCTGCCACACCAAGCAAAGCGGCAGCTTCGGGTAAATTGGGGGTGATTAGATCAGCCAGCGGCAGGAGTTGCTCACGGATACCGGCAATCGCTTCGGGCAAAAGCAGCGAGTGCCCGCCCTTGGCAATCATCACCGTATCCAGCACCACACAAGCGGGTTGATACTGACGCAAACCTTGCGCAACCGCATGAACAATACCGGCATTAGCCAGCATGCCGATTTTAACGCTATCAACGCGAATATCAGCCAGTACCGCGTTAAGTTGGGCCAATACAAAATCGGGTGGCACGGGGTGAACGGCCTGCACGCCTTGGGTATTTTGTGCAGTAAGCGCGGTAATCACGCTCATGCCGTAAGCTCCTAGCGCTGAAAAAGTTTTTAAATCAGCCTGAATCCCGGCTCCACCACCAGAATCCGAGCCTGCAATAGTCAGCGCATTAATCATCAACATCTCCTCCAAACACCATACGGCCTGCGCCCGCCGGGTAGTTACAACCGATCGCACCTTCCAAGCGCAAAGCCTGCGCCGCTTGCTGTGGATTATTCTGCCCGCAGATGGCCGACACCACCGCCACACCATCAGCGCCTGCCGAAAGTAAAGCCGCCACATGCCCCAAGCCAATTCCGCCTATGGCCACCGCAGGCAACGACTTGGCCTGCATTAGGCTGGTAAATTCTTCCAAACCAATCACGGGCGAGGCGTCCAGCTTAGTACCGGTTGCAAACACCGGCCCCACGCCGATGTAATCGACAACACCCAGCGGTGCAGCTGCCATTTGCTCGGCGTTTGATATAGATAAACCCAATATTTTATGCGGACCAATCAACTGGCGCGCCATACCCGGTGCGATATCCTGCTGGCCCACATGAACCCCTGCCGCATCGACCAGAAGCGCCACATCAATATGGTCATTAATAATCAGCGGGATATGATGAGGATCAAGCGCGGCCTTTAGCGCCATCGCGACAGCAACCCACTGGCGTTTTTTCCACCTGGGCGCTCTCAACTGCACAATGGTTACGCCCCCTGCCACCGCAGCCAGTGCGGTATCTACCATGCCCTGCCCGCCATCGCAAAGATCGGGGTCCAGCACCAGGTAAAGAGACAAATCCAAAGCCGGCTTCATTCTTCAACCGCCCTCAGCATGGCGGGCTGCATGATATAGAGCGCATCTAAAAAAGCAGGTAAGAATGTGCCGGGCCCATCACAGGCGGATTCGGCCCGCTCTCCGGCAATAGCCATCACCGCACAGGCCGCCGCAACGGCAGCCAATCGATCACCTGCACCGGCCACAAACGCCGCCGTTACCGCAGATAAAGCGCACCCCGTACCCACAACGCGGGTCATCAGAGTATGGCCCCAGGGAATTGCCCAGGTGACTTCGCCATCACTGACGTAATCTACCTCGCCCGTCACCGCGACAATCGCACCGGTTTGCCGGGCAAGGCGCTGCGCTGCGGCCACAGCCATGCCCGAATGTGCTGTGCTGTCTACCCCCTTGCCACCCGCATCCTCCCCTGCAAGGCACATAATTTCCGATGCATTTCCGCGAATCACCGCTGGTTTCTGTTTCAGTAAGTCGTGCAGTGCTGCGGTGCGATAAGCCAGTACGCCCGCAGCAACAGGGTCAAGCACCCAGGGCGTACCTGCCGCATTGGCCGCTGTAACCGCTTTTTGCATAGCCATCAAGCGCGCCGGATACAGCGTCCCCACATTAATCAGCAGAGCATCGGCGATAGTGGCAAATTCGGCCACTTCTTCATCAGCTACAATCATGGCTGGCGAAACCCCGAGTGCCAGTAACACATTGGCAGTGACCGACTGCACTACTTCATTCGTCAGGCAATGCACCAGGGGGGCTGAGGCACGCAGGCGTTCTAATTCTTCGCCCACGCGCTGCAAAGGAAACTGGGGAATAAGCAAAATAGTATGTAAATCAGACAAAGTGAGCTCCTTGGCAGGCAGAGGGCCTGCGCCAAAGAGCGCCGACTTCCCTACGCTGGCATGATCCAGATCAGGTCACGGGTATTTCTCAGCCGCTGGCAATCAGCGGCACCCCGAGTCAGGCAGACATTTTGCGGATAATTACCGGGACAGACAAGCGTAACAGATCAAATCTTGTGCATAAAAACTGCAAAAAACACAGTTTTCATCCTGCCGCATGCAAAGCCAGCTGCGCCTTTACTCGGCTAAGTAACAAGGGCAAGCAAAGAGGCTTTGCCATATAGTCGACCGCGCCTAATTCCATCCCGCGAATTTCATCATCAGCATCCGATCGCGCTGACATAAAAACCACCGGAATATGCGCTGTTCGCTCATCAGACTTTAATCGGCGGCAAACTTCATAACCATCCATATCAGGCATCAGAATATCCAGCAAAATCAGCCGGGGTAAAGGATCTTGCGCCAGCATTTCCAGAGCTTCAGCACCATGATGAGCCAGCCGGATACTAAATTCCTTATTTAGCATCCGCTCTATCAGCAGTAAATTCATAGGCGTATCATCCACCGCCAAAATGCTGACCTCGGGCCAGGCAATCATAGCCTCAGGCTCGCTGGCACCGGATGCGTGGCCCATCCCATCCAGAGCCACCACTAAATCAACCAGAAACCCAAGTAAATTGGTTGAAAAAGCTTCCAGCATCGGCTTTAGCATTGCGTCACCGGGGTGATGGCGAACCAGGCTTTCAAGCTCGGTGGCCAGCTCTGCCAGATCGGCAGCACCCACACTTCCGGCCACCGATTTGCTGCTATGCAACAAACGCTCTGCCGTTAAATAATCTTTTTCCTCCAGCGCCACATTGATTTCTGCAATAACGGCAGATTGTCCGTGAATAAATTTTCTAAGCATTTCTAGGTAAAGCGTTTCTTTTCCCAGCACCCGCCGTAATCCGGCCATGACATCCAGGCCCGGAATAGCCAGTGCTTCCAGCTTATTTTTCAAAATCTGGTCACATCCCCTGCCCGGCATCTCCGGCACACAACCCTGAATATCAGCAGGACGGGGCGCAATCCAGCGCAGCAGTGCCATCCATAAATCATGCGGTTCAATAGGCTTGGCCACATGCCCGTTCATTCCCGCAGCAGCGCAGCGTTCCTGATCAGCCTGCATGGCATTGGCCGTCATCGCAACAATAGGTAGGGACGCCAAACCCGGGCATTGCCGGATTTTCTGTGTTGCCGTGATCCCATCCATCACAGGCATCTGCATATCCATAAACACCATATCGTAATGAACCTGCTGAACTTTGCTTAAAGCCTGCTGGCCGTTTTCTGCCAGATCCACAACAAACCCTGCGCCTTGCAATAAATCGACTCCAACCTGCTGATTTAAATCATTGTCCTCCACCAGTAAAATGCGGGCCCCGCAAATCGCTGATAAATCTACCTCAAGGCATTCACCATTCAGTAAAGGCGCATGTACTTCACCGGCATCCAGCACTCGCATTGTGGTATCAAATAATTGCGATGCATTCACAGGTTTTACCAGAATCTCATCTATCGCCGTAAAATCGATCTCACTTAATACCTCTTCCCGCCCAAAAGCTGTAACCACAATCAAACGCGGCATAATGGGCAAAGCCATTTTCTGAATCGCCAGTGCGGTTTCCCTCCCGCCCATCTGAGGCATGCGCCAATCCAGAAAAACCACTTTAACCGGATCTCCGGCACCAGCAGCCTGAGCCAAAACATCAATAGCCGCCATTCCCGACAAAGCAACTACGGGCCGGAAAGTCATTGATACCAGCAGCTCTGCCAGCACCCGGGCGGAATCCGGATTATCATCCACTACCAGCACCGCCTGATGGCGTAAATCCATACTTGGCAAAAGCTCTCTTTGTGCCTGACTACTCATGGCAACTCTGGAGGTAAACCAGAAAGTACTCCCCTCACCCAGAACACTCTCTACCCCGACGTCCCCCCCCATTAAGTAAGCTAGCTGTTTAGAAATCGCCAGGCCCAGCCCCGTACCACCGTAACGCCGCGTTGTAGAAGCATCCGCCTGCTGAAAAGACTGAAACAAACGATCCAGCTGTTCAGATGACAAGCCGATTCCCGTGTCACTAACCGCCCAGTACAACAACACCCCCGTCTCGTCACGCTTCTGTACTTTACAAACCAGTTTAATCACACCTTCGTCTGTAAATTTAATTGCATTATTTGCGTAATTAATCAGAATCTGCTCAAGCCTTAAAGCATCACCACATAAAGTACGGGGCACATCACTGGCAATATCAAATACCAGCTCAAGCCCTTTTGCATTGACCTTTTCCAGCAATAAATCAGCCAGATCTTCCAGCAGGCTATCGATATTAAAATCAAGCATTTCTATTTTCAGATGGCCCGATTCTATTTTTGAAAAATCCAGAATATCATTAATAATTCCAAGCAGGTGCTGCCCCGATTTCTGGATTTTCTCGATATAATCACGCTGCTTAAAAGTAAGATTAGATTTAAGCACCAGATAAGACATACCAATAACCGCATTCATTGGAGTGCGAATTTCATGGCTCATATTGGCCAAAAAATCTGACTTCATTTTAGATGCCTGATCAGACTGTATCCGCGCGTGCTCCAGCTCGATTTTTTGCACCTGCAAAGAGTCATTGAGCAGAGCCAGTGCCTGAGTGCGCTCCAATACACGGCCTTCCAGGACTTCTTCATTGCGCTTTAACACCTCGACCAGCTCGGTCTGACTGCTAAGCGCCTCTGCCTGCGCCATGGCGCGCTGCCTGTCCTGCCTTAACATGGATAAGGCAAACAACAAAGTCAGCAAACACTGAAACCCAGTTAGTCCGCTAGCCACCAGGACCTGACGGGTGACTTCCGCCCTGCGTGCATCAGCCAGCTCTGCTGCAGCCACCGAGGCCTGAATGCCCAGCTCCTGAATCAGCCACTCCAAACTTGATAATTTTTTATATAAAGCCAGCTTACTGTCTGCATCCAGTGCTTTGTCAGGAGTAGCACCCAAATAATGATCCGCTTCAATCGTAAATAGATTCAATGCCTTTATTGCACTCGTATAAACAGGTTTTTTATCCATCAGCATTTTTGACTGACCAACCTGGCTGCTAATCACACGACTGATAAATAACTCATAACGAAAAGCCAAATCATCGATACTTACTTTTTCTTTATTCATTAAATGAATATCAAAAGCAGAATACAATCGCTGATAATCCACATTTAATTGAATTAATGCCCATAAAGCATTGTCATTGGCTCTTCCTATTGAATTATTCAAACTTTGAAACTGAGCGAACTGCGCCGCAGCAATAGCGGCATAAACCACAATCAAGCTGCTTATAATTAAAAAAAGCAGCCGCTTACTCCGCTTCATGCCCGCCCCTTTATTGAACAATAATTTTGGAAAGCTGCCATGCCGAGCGTGTGTAATAAATATCCTGATGCAATTCCTCATATGCATCAAATGGATAAACAATGAACAGGGGCCCCTTATCCCTGATTGCCATCGGTTTATCATCCAGCAACCTTGCAACAACCATCGGAAATTTAATCAGATCCTGAAAAGGAATTTCAACACGGTAGTCATTAAGTGCAATTGCAGATATTTTCTCGCCCTTTGCGCCGGCAGCGGCCAGTACATCCCTTAGCAAGGGGCCCGTAAATTTAACCGGCTTTTCATACCAAGGCGTTCTGCTAACAAAACTATGCTGAGGTAACTTTGTCAACATTTCCATGGTGAACACCGCATCTTTACCTCTGTTTTGCTGACTAACCACACCAGAAACAACCAGCACGACTTTGCCATTAGGCACCTCCAGAGCAAAGCTGCCGACAGAAAGCAGACAAAAAACCAATAGGCACGCCAGTTTCATGCTGATTTACTCCACAGTCAGTCCTGCAAAAAATACTACAGCTTGTTACACATTAGTATTGAATACAGTTTCCCGCTTCCTGTGCAGCATAAATCTGTCGATCACCCACTTAAAAACTACTTTTTACTTACAAAAAACCTACTTAATCAAGGAGCTAAGCAATACAGCGCCTTGCTCAATCTGCTCAAATGTTGCATGGCTAAAATTCAGCCTGATCGTGCTTGTCTGACGTAAAAGCGGATCAAATGCAAAACCCGGCATAATCGCCAAGCCAGCTGCCAGCGCCTCCTGCATTAACTGCATCACATCCTGCTCACGCTTTAATGTCAGCCAAAAAAACAAGCCTCCTGCAGGCAATGCCCAGCTGGCTTTCTTCCCCAAATACTGTACTAAACAAGCCTGCATTACATCTCTTTTTTCACGATAAAGCGGCAAAATATTAGCCATATGCTGATCCAAAGACCCATCCATAAGTACCTGCGCCACAATCGCCTGACTTAAACGATTACTATGTAAATCTGCAGCCTGTTTTAAGCGTGTCATCGCTTGAATTAAATCAGGATGCACAATCAGATACCCTAGGCGCAACCCAGGTGCCAGCGTTTTGGAAAACGAGCCCTGGTACACCCAGCGCGCCTGCTTTAAGTGAGAAACAACGGGCACGGGAGCGGGGCCATCAAATGACAGATCACGGTAAGGATCGTCCTCAAAAACCACCATGGATTGCCCATCAAAAGCCTGAGCCAGCGCTTTACGCCTGTCCAGCGAATAACATAGACCTGTCAGATTCTGGAAAGTAGGCACCAGATACGCCAAACGGGCATCTGCTTGTGCCACCGATTCGGGCAACAATCCCTCTTCGTCCTGCCCAGCCGTTACAAAACAGCCCCCCATCAATCGAAACACTTGCAAAGCCGCCAGATAAGTGGGCGATTCGGTCAGTACACGGGTGCCTTCTTCAATCATTAATTTACTGACTAAATCGATCCCCTGCTGCGAGCCATTCACAATCAAAACCTGCCCAGCCGAACATGCAATACCCAGCGCTTTGGCCCTGATCGCCACCAGCTCTCTAAGCATCGGCTCACCCTCGGTTTGCCCGTACTGCCAGATATCATCAGGCAACTGCCCCAGCACCTGAGGTGAAGCCCTGAACAAAACCTCACTGGCAGGTAATCCTCCCGCAAAAGAAATCACCCCTGGTCTGGATGCGGCAGCTAGAATATCCCGGACAAGAGAAGAGGTAAGACGATCAATACGTGCTGCAAACATAGAGCTCACCAAACAGGTCAATACATATGACCTGTTTATGCCGCAGGCACCACCAGGCTGTCAATCAAAAAACGTACCTTGGCCAACAAACTGCTTATTACGACACTGAACCATGACTCAAGCCGACACACTTAACGCAGATCTGGAAAGCCTGTTTTATGGCTATCGCACATTTACATCCCTGCCGGACGAAATACTTGCCCCCCTTCAGCTGGCACGGGTACACCACCGGATTTTATATTTTGTGGCGCGGGATCAGGGATTGTCAGTGAACACATTACTGGCTCGCCTGGGCACTTCCAAGCAGGCATTGAATCGTCCATTAAGAGAATTGCAAGCCAAGGGTCTGGTTATTGCCAGCACTGCCCGCCATGATGGCCGCGTAAAATGCCTGACACTGAGTGAATCCGGGCAGATATTAGAGGAGCAACTTTCCAGTTGCCAGCGTGAATTACTTAAACGCTCTTTTGCCCAAAGCCCAGAATCAGAAGCTGGCTGGAGAAAGATCATGTCGATTCTAGCCACTAATCAACATACATCCGGGCCAACCATATGAAGCTCAGTATTGTTATCCCATTTATGAATCCTCACGAACAGCATTTTTCTGAAATGCTGGCAGGAATGGGAGCAGCAGATTTTTCATGCTTTACAGATATTGAAGTGATCCTGATTAATGATGGCAGCCAGAGTAATTACCAAACGGAAATCAGTCTGTTTGCCATGGCAGCCCCCCGGCTTCGTATTCACACAATACAATTAAGCCATAATCATGGCGTCTCTTATGCCCGTAATCTGGGCATGGCCGCAGCGAAAGGGGATTATATTGCCCTGCACGATGCGGACGATATCAGCCAGCCTCAGCGCTTTAGCCTTTCTGCACAATTTTTGAATCAGCATCCCGAAGTGATTGCGGTCAGTGGCGATATGCTGGTATTTAACGAAAACCACAAAGAAGAATCTCTGCGTTTATTTCCGCTGCATCATCAGGATATCTGTGTTGATAATCTATTTTATTGCGCGATGGCCCAGCCTGCGATGATGATTAATCGGGCACTTTGGCTAAAAAGCGGCATTCAATACACAGAAAAAATGGATATGGCTCAGGATTGGGATTGGGTTATCCGCCTCAGCCAGCACGGGCAACTTGCCAATATGGGTATTCCACTCGTGCGCTATCGCCAGCATTTAAAGCAGCGCAGTACTCAAATCAGCGGAGAGTTAGCCAATATCCATGTACGCGGCATTTGGGAAAAACAACTTAAGCAATTGGGCACAGAGGTTAATACCAGGCTTTTACACGTACACAGCCATTTATCACCCTATTGGCTTTGGCAACTTTCAGATATTGATCAGGCATGGACACTCTACCCGGAGGATGTCAGCAACTGGGCAACAGAAATGCTGAGTAAAAACAAAATCAGCCAATATGTCAGCGAGCCCATCCTTGCACAAAAAATAAACCGCTTGCAAAGGCAATGGCAGGCATGGAAGGCCAGTGGCAATCCAGCAACACAGATTCAGTCTTTATTATAAAAATACGGCTGATTACGATGCAATACATTACTTGTCATTTTTAAAAACAGCCGCAATCAAGCCATAAACAAATTCCAATTCAATTGAATTTTACCTCAGCCCAGGCATTTTATTCATACGGAGCCACACCATGCATCAGCACCATAAAATAAATTATATTGAAATGCCTTCCAAAGATTTAAACAAAAGCAAAGTATTTTTTAGTATGGTATTTGGATGGACTTTTACAGATTACGGCCCGGCGTATTGTGCTTTTTCTAATGAAGGGATAAATGGTGGTTTTTATCTGGCTGATTTAAGTATCTCCAGCCACACCGGCGCACCCTTAATTGTTTTATACAGCAGCAATCTTGAAGCCAGCCAGGCTGCTGTGCTTGCTGCAGGTGGCAGCATTCTTAAGCCCATTTTTTCCTTCCCCGGCGGCAGACGTTTTCAGTTTAGCGATCCAAACGGCAGCGAGTATGCAGTCTGGTCAGAATAAAGTGCTCATCCATCCGGCATCATCCATGCCCCTTTCGCCCCATATGCCAGCAGCAGAGTGTGAAGCACTGGCAGCTGCACTCAGCAACGCCCAAAGCTATTTGGAATATGGCATGGGCGGCAGCACTATCTTGGCGGCGCAGCTGGGGGTCCCGCGTATTGTATCGATTGATTCAAGTGAGAAATGGATAGACAAAGTAGCCTGCCAGCTCGACCCGCTACAGTCCCCTAGCCAGATTGAGCTGCTGCATGCGCCTATTGGCGAAACAATCGAATGGGGCTTTCCTAAAAATACGCAAATGCAAAGCCAGTGGCCCGACTATTACAGCAAGCCTTGGCGTGTTGCGCATGATCCGAGTCTAGTATTGATCGACGGGCGCTTCAGAGTGCCGTGCTTTTTATACTCGCTGCTGCAGCTAAAACCCGGCGCAATCATTTTGTGGGATGACTATAGAGAGCGTAGCGAATACCACCACATCGAGCAACACCTGGCCCCTTCAGCCTATTTTGGCAAAATGGCTTACTTTTTAGTGCCTAGTTACGTAAATGTAGAAAAAATACTGAACAACCTGTTTGAAAACCTCTACGCCGTAGATTAATCGTCCCCCTAAGGAATAAAAAATGGATCAGCGCCTTACCCTCTATGCGCTAGCGGCCAAATACCAGCTTGATGCGGCGGCCACGCAAAAATTACAGCAATTGGCGGCACCTGAAACGGCAGCCATCACCAGCCGTCTACCCAGGAT comes from Iodobacter ciconiae and encodes:
- the thiD gene encoding bifunctional hydroxymethylpyrimidine kinase/phosphomethylpyrimidine kinase: MINALTIAGSDSGGGAGIQADLKTFSALGAYGMSVITALTAQNTQGVQAVHPVPPDFVLAQLNAVLADIRVDSVKIGMLANAGIVHAVAQGLRQYQPACVVLDTVMIAKGGHSLLLPEAIAGIREQLLPLADLITPNLPEAAALLGVADAQNEKEMQAQGHALLAMGARAVLMKGGHLGGDESPDWLITPSGATRFAAQRIATKHTHGTGCTLSAALAALGPKHGDWIATVAAAKSYLLAAIAAADQLQVGKGIGPVHHFQAWW
- the thiE gene encoding thiamine phosphate synthase; protein product: MKPALDLSLYLVLDPDLCDGGQGMVDTALAAVAGGVTIVQLRAPRWKKRQWVAVAMALKAALDPHHIPLIINDHIDVALLVDAAGVHVGQQDIAPGMARQLIGPHKILGLSISNAEQMAAAPLGVVDYIGVGPVFATGTKLDASPVIGLEEFTSLMQAKSLPAVAIGGIGLGHVAALLSAGADGVAVVSAICGQNNPQQAAQALRLEGAIGCNYPAGAGRMVFGGDVDD
- the thiM gene encoding hydroxyethylthiazole kinase, with product MSDLHTILLIPQFPLQRVGEELERLRASAPLVHCLTNEVVQSVTANVLLALGVSPAMIVADEEVAEFATIADALLINVGTLYPARLMAMQKAVTAANAAGTPWVLDPVAAGVLAYRTAALHDLLKQKPAVIRGNASEIMCLAGEDAGGKGVDSTAHSGMAVAAAQRLARQTGAIVAVTGEVDYVSDGEVTWAIPWGHTLMTRVVGTGCALSAVTAAFVAGAGDRLAAVAAACAVMAIAGERAESACDGPGTFLPAFLDALYIMQPAMLRAVEE
- a CDS encoding response regulator — translated: MKRSKRLLFLIISSLIVVYAAIAAAQFAQFQSLNNSIGRANDNALWALIQLNVDYQRLYSAFDIHLMNKEKVSIDDLAFRYELFISRVISSQVGQSKMLMDKKPVYTSAIKALNLFTIEADHYLGATPDKALDADSKLALYKKLSSLEWLIQELGIQASVAAAELADARRAEVTRQVLVASGLTGFQCLLTLLFALSMLRQDRQRAMAQAEALSSQTELVEVLKRNEEVLEGRVLERTQALALLNDSLQVQKIELEHARIQSDQASKMKSDFLANMSHEIRTPMNAVIGMSYLVLKSNLTFKQRDYIEKIQKSGQHLLGIINDILDFSKIESGHLKIEMLDFNIDSLLEDLADLLLEKVNAKGLELVFDIASDVPRTLCGDALRLEQILINYANNAIKFTDEGVIKLVCKVQKRDETGVLLYWAVSDTGIGLSSEQLDRLFQSFQQADASTTRRYGGTGLGLAISKQLAYLMGGDVGVESVLGEGSTFWFTSRVAMSSQAQRELLPSMDLRHQAVLVVDDNPDSARVLAELLVSMTFRPVVALSGMAAIDVLAQAAGAGDPVKVVFLDWRMPQMGGRETALAIQKMALPIMPRLIVVTAFGREEVLSEIDFTAIDEILVKPVNASQLFDTTMRVLDAGEVHAPLLNGECLEVDLSAICGARILLVEDNDLNQQVGVDLLQGAGFVVDLAENGQQALSKVQQVHYDMVFMDMQMPVMDGITATQKIRQCPGLASLPIVAMTANAMQADQERCAAAGMNGHVAKPIEPHDLWMALLRWIAPRPADIQGCVPEMPGRGCDQILKNKLEALAIPGLDVMAGLRRVLGKETLYLEMLRKFIHGQSAVIAEINVALEEKDYLTAERLLHSSKSVAGSVGAADLAELATELESLVRHHPGDAMLKPMLEAFSTNLLGFLVDLVVALDGMGHASGASEPEAMIAWPEVSILAVDDTPMNLLLIERMLNKEFSIRLAHHGAEALEMLAQDPLPRLILLDILMPDMDGYEVCRRLKSDERTAHIPVVFMSARSDADDEIRGMELGAVDYMAKPLCLPLLLSRVKAQLALHAAG
- a CDS encoding aminotransferase-like domain-containing protein, whose amino-acid sequence is MFAARIDRLTSSLVRDILAAASRPGVISFAGGLPASEVLFRASPQVLGQLPDDIWQYGQTEGEPMLRELVAIRAKALGIACSAGQVLIVNGSQQGIDLVSKLMIEEGTRVLTESPTYLAALQVFRLMGGCFVTAGQDEEGLLPESVAQADARLAYLVPTFQNLTGLCYSLDRRKALAQAFDGQSMVVFEDDPYRDLSFDGPAPVPVVSHLKQARWVYQGSFSKTLAPGLRLGYLIVHPDLIQAMTRLKQAADLHSNRLSQAIVAQVLMDGSLDQHMANILPLYREKRDVMQACLVQYLGKKASWALPAGGLFFWLTLKREQDVMQLMQEALAAGLAIMPGFAFDPLLRQTSTIRLNFSHATFEQIEQGAVLLSSLIK
- a CDS encoding MarR family winged helix-turn-helix transcriptional regulator — protein: MTQADTLNADLESLFYGYRTFTSLPDEILAPLQLARVHHRILYFVARDQGLSVNTLLARLGTSKQALNRPLRELQAKGLVIASTARHDGRVKCLTLSESGQILEEQLSSCQRELLKRSFAQSPESEAGWRKIMSILATNQHTSGPTI
- a CDS encoding glycosyltransferase family 2 protein, producing the protein MKLSIVIPFMNPHEQHFSEMLAGMGAADFSCFTDIEVILINDGSQSNYQTEISLFAMAAPRLRIHTIQLSHNHGVSYARNLGMAAAKGDYIALHDADDISQPQRFSLSAQFLNQHPEVIAVSGDMLVFNENHKEESLRLFPLHHQDICVDNLFYCAMAQPAMMINRALWLKSGIQYTEKMDMAQDWDWVIRLSQHGQLANMGIPLVRYRQHLKQRSTQISGELANIHVRGIWEKQLKQLGTEVNTRLLHVHSHLSPYWLWQLSDIDQAWTLYPEDVSNWATEMLSKNKISQYVSEPILAQKINRLQRQWQAWKASGNPATQIQSLL
- a CDS encoding VOC family protein, with product MHQHHKINYIEMPSKDLNKSKVFFSMVFGWTFTDYGPAYCAFSNEGINGGFYLADLSISSHTGAPLIVLYSSNLEASQAAVLAAGGSILKPIFSFPGGRRFQFSDPNGSEYAVWSE